The following are from one region of the Camarhynchus parvulus chromosome 3, STF_HiC, whole genome shotgun sequence genome:
- the LOC115901839 gene encoding LOW QUALITY PROTEIN: interferon-induced very large GTPase 1-like (The sequence of the model RefSeq protein was modified relative to this genomic sequence to represent the inferred CDS: inserted 2 bases in 1 codon; deleted 4 bases in 3 codons): MASQEETQEEDAKAQLLAEAFQKEGLDAGYWLPKVTQILGIKCREALQHLEYKDYLRLECEVQHPWEKKALQKLLKITDDKTPCKEVQKHNLWKTKQRQEVAKQALKDLTEMLNSRSHSQDALREKAETLWQAMEIPKEFWPPPKKPLADMLESIQKQLEQQEVSAGRRENIPDTEVLRRASGGLALQGIYRTSRPEDLLAKREQLLRVPEGFQLAGPEQGSLLERKEFSSSAAESIFTKSMEQLGFSMSVSAKSSFWGFNLGAGVDQSSSSQSQDTHLSHSEQSYFCTTKYQYIPLASCYFQRHQLRLSDAALRELQDMEQLLSCSQEEDNPTLVKMCESFFSRFGSHINQGPLHFGGIFWWKASTEGFRTEQREEMKRQTSEALNSFVGASWGGFGASVEGTLDVSKSSSKASVLGKXDRESSHTAIQLYVVNTGGPADTASLPQWKTGLVSDNTTWCVIDRGFQLIPVWDIILCNHCGDFKSVGQMSRALRTAYKALTNQSIGTVFGEELSSAVQEARDFMGTVKDWEVTKVDERKLLMLMELKDDLSAKTRNSSVWINVCLSDKALQNFLVNTVRSCQESPSENTTSIKVMLKSLLNPHIYSVKDFPEASSIMQWVFQTEHPLPRSPKVSELQELIKTLQQMKEHIHAVTYAPGSSASAVHEAKIEATQTSSLAIYSLLQSLQEQAQKDMELLVLLIATSIGYQVESSTFQHLLGHPEIQYMAKEMEAAHAEYVNLKEQDPDRAEAFLLLTGLTVTPESQELSLEQKKERLVFMEDHMKGLWSTRIKNLLQKHTGDEDWERLERDLDSLISGCLDDKWDEQRVQNILSDLEDTFTTPEAPSQSQSKSDRSKSTENEAISNQEFLQLLKRLGLESHYPRKMGMGYFRTICKTSLQDSQPSQDKELPLYFLQKLLTVDYRVRYLTCLEGRNPGLASVPQSREQENQQSDSFENFLDKLMEATPERASRDSHVHPMDLQMAIFHCADDFLRQTLATKLAFCQLALPLLVPNPSTSRIEFLLYALSQIQRSWKEVDKSGNQAQTKSFSNKLIFQAQTPIVSFIRIGSSASSSKSQLLNALLSKRKHDTFFHRHCRGSTRERLLMEGLVEIAWYCPAGSPSDTFERCVAFCNLHGDARDHGAQLQFLQEISAVNVALVSDWEHMDNRGKKLLQDLWQSQRPLVCLLTEKEKVAAGQAGKTITIGIKNRNEAELTEQLTKTIGNLLEGSNPCFSLEACVEKARQHGFIVDADQPACVTAKAKAKELVELLKKEKLCEIKSKLLPLQGKLWYQWCQKDKELTRLQEKRNKSVEHHRSQIENDKKAIRKKQLEQAFPLNALMKSFLGFLQAQPADTKKYFLHWMKVFMHELSCGRLEELRRDYHKLWSETLLRKKSKKKSRVNDELLSRLDALSDEINDSSIGLEHLLREAGQIYEALELMNSRNDNFAKLPEIAAELMVSGYPVELMDGDASYLPLRWVGAIFDSLIERLGDKRVFVLSVLGIQSTGKSTLLNAMFGLQFNVSAGRCTRGAFMQLIPVGEELQQDLGFDFVLVVDTEGLRAIEMANKQSLNHDNELATFVIGVGNMTVINIFGENPSEMQDVLQIAVQAFLRMKKVNLSPSCLFVHQNVGEITAKEQNMEGQRRLQEKLDEMTVVAAQQEFCDISSFSDVIGFDVSTHIHYFAHLWEGNPPMAPPNPTYSQNVQQLKSKILQAAKKQSQRSILRLSSLKDRVGDLWNALLNENFVFSFKNSLEIAVYRRLESAFSQWTWRLRSHILDVQMRLDNKIRNGEMQNVTIKHLEGLVQETSDAIEKEVEKYFSEDKDRETLVQWRSSTEMKLKELKETLLHETKKKYENLIELQKEQRKLDARKLEYEDELLRRSRELAVSLKGKSLSEIELKDNFTRVWMKWITEVSRAARPPERVNIDAEIEDVLLEHFKEPDIHERIRSFPKGRGFSFDPEKHIMKKKYLRFISDPRSLSNADVINFQHITDNIIACVMANIAKKEEEKRDYSRNFIHEILNEVQKGVNSVPSNAKCTFNREYSMDLSLYLCTMAAERFKAMHEAFQMANDPVVYLSSKREDFFQCFQISCQGATSVTTFAVFLCDKIEPALRRAVYERTAKDIAEDMQKSPDFQGSRANLEVCILRYLAEQENFEYFKQYLTSPKQFFQSYIETRVRSHCLNGRRRLRMFLDSSLNILYKNILSAVSLSTQIVKDRKDREDKISLWLDEFCRELSEVINLPRSDLKGIEHQEVTDIEFLSSAMAQPLDDLKERLMKEFPGADLSSFPRQPHTILAEHFAGCWEQCPFCGAVCTNTMWNHDGDHQLVFHRPQALQGCTWWKISLAWDTMLTIDICSSLVASDCKFRFRGGPWIPYKTYRNAGPPVSTWNILPDSSMQAYWKWFVSHFRTQLEALYNGKFQGKGEIPEAWRRITKQEALSELDKC, from the exons ATGGCTTCACAGGAGGAGACACAAGAGGAGGATGCaaaggcacagctcctggcagaggcaTTCCAGAAGGAAGGACTGGATGCTGGATACTGGCTGCCCAAAGTGACGCAGATCCTGGGAATCAAGTGCAGAGAAGCCCTGCAACATCTGGAATATAAAGATTACCTCAGGCTGGAGTGTGAGGTACAGCACCCCTGGGAGAAAAAGGCACTCCAGAAACTCCTGAAAATAACAGATGACAAAACGCCGTGTAAGGAGGTGCAA AAGCATAACTTGTGGAAGACAAAGCAGAGACAAGAAGTGGCCAAACAAGCTCTGAAGGATCTGACAGAAATGCTCAACAGCCgcagccacagccaggatgCTCTGAGGGAGAAAGCAGAGACTCTGTGGCAAGCCATGGAGATTCCCAAAGAGTTCTGGCCACCGCCAAAGAAACCCTTGGCAGATATGCTGGAGAGCATCcagaagcagctggagcagcaggaggtgtcagcaggcaggagggagaacATCCCTGACACAGAGGTGCTGAGGCGGGCGTCGGGGGGACTGGCCCTGCAGGGCATCTACAGAACCAGCAGACCTGAAGATCTGCTGGCAAAGcgagagcagctcctcagggttCCTGAGGGATTCCAGCTCGCTGGTCCAGAGCAAGGATCGCTGCTTGAGAGGAAGGagttctcctcctctgcagcagaatCCATTTTCACCAAGtccatggagcagctggggtTCAGCATGAGCGTTTCTGCCAAATCCTCATTCTGGGGGTTTAATCTGGGAGCGGGTGTAGATCAGAGCAGCTCCTCGCAGTCACAGGACACCCACCTGTCCCACTCTGAGCAGAGCTACTTTTGCACCACCAAGTACCAGTACATCCCTCTGGCCTCCTGCTACTTCCAAAGGCATCAGCTTCGCCTCTCGGATGCGGCTCTGCGGGAGCTGCAAGACATGGAGCAGCTGTTGAGCTGCAGTCAGGAAGAAGACAACCCCACCTTGGTGAAGATGTGTGAGAGCTTCTTCAGCAGGTTTGGCTCCCACATAAACCAGGGTCCCCTCCACTTTGGGGGGATATTCTGGTGGAAGGCGTCTACAGAAGGATTCCGAACCGAGCAGCGGGAAGAGATGAAGCGACAAACGTCTGAAGCACTGAACAGCTTTGTTGGGGCCagctggggtggctttggggccAGTGTAGAAGGGACCCTGGATGTTTCCAAATCCAGCTCAAAGGCTTCTGTCCTCgggaa agacagagagagTTCTCATACAGCAATTCAGCTCTACGTGGTCAACACAGGGGGCCCAGCAGACACTGCTTCCCTTCCTCAGTGGAAAACGGGGCTCGTGTCTGATAACACAACGTGGTGCGTTATCGACCGTGGCTTTCAGCTGATCCCAGTGTGGGACATCATCCTGTGCAATCACTGTGGGGATTTTAAGTCTGTTGGTCAGATGAGCAGAGCCCTCAGGACTGCATACAAAGCACTGACGAATCAGAGCATTGGCACCGTTTttggagaggagctgagcagtgcagtgCAAGAGGCCAGGGATTTCATGGGGACTGTGAAGGACTGGGAGGTGACCAAGGTGGATGAAAGGAAGTTGCTCATGCTGATGGAGCTAAAAGATGATCTCAGTGCAAAAACCAGGAACTCCAGTGTGTGGATCAACGTGTGCCTGTCGGACAAAGCCCTGCAGAACTTCCTGGTGAACACCGTGCGGAGCTGCCAGGAGTCACCTTCAGAAAACACCACCTCTATCAAGGTAATGTTGAAAAGCCTCCTGAATCCTCATATCTACTCTGTCAAGGATTTCCCCGAGGCTTCCTCCATTATGCAATGGGTGTTCCAGACTGAGCACCCACTTCCCAGATCTCCCAAAGTGTCTGAGCTTCAAGAGCTCATCAAAACACTGCAGCAAATGAAGGAGCACATCCATGCTGTCACCTACGCACCTGGAagctctgcttctgctgttcATGAAGCAAAGATAGAAGCCACCCAGACCAGCAGCCTGGCCATTTATTCCTTACTCCAGTCTCTCCAGGAACAGGCTcagaaggacatggaactgttggTGCTCTTGATTGCCACCAGCATAGGGTACCAGGTGGAAAGCAGCACTTTTCAGCACCTCCTTGGACACCCAGAAATTCAGTACATGGCCAAGGAAATGGAAGCGGCACATGCAGAGTATGTGAACCTGAAGGAGCAAGATCCCGACAGAGCTGAGGCCTTCCTCTTGCTGACGGGTCTGACTGTGACACCTGAAAGTCAAGAGCTGTCCCTTGAGCAGAAGAAGGAGCGTTTAGTTTTCATGGAAGATCACATGAAAGGCTTGTGGTCCACACGGATAAAGAATCTCCTCCAAAAGCACACTGGAGACGAAGACTGGGAGAGGCTGGAACGGGACTTGGACTCCTTGATCAGTGGGTGCTTGGATGACAAATGGGATGAACAGAGGGTGCAGAACATACTCAGTGACCTGGAAGACACTTTTACAACACCTGAGGCCCCCAGTCAGTCCCAGTCCAAGTCAGACAGAAGCAAATCCACTGAAAATGAAGCCATTTCAAACCAGGAGTTCCTCCAGCTGCTCAAGCGCCTTGGACTGGAAAGTCACTATCCAAGGAAAATGGGGATGGGATATTTCCGCACCATCTGCAAGACAtctctgcaggacagccagcccagccaggacaaGGAACTGCCATTATACTTCTTGCAAAAGCTCTTAACTGTGGATTACCGGGTGAGATACCTGACTTGCTTGGAAGGGAGAAACCCAGGCCTTGCATCCGTGCCACAAAGCAGAGAGCAAGAGAACCAACAATCAGACTCCTTTGAAAACTTTCTTGATAAGCTGATGGAAGCCACCCCTGAACGTGCAAGCAGGGACAGCCATGTGCACCCCATGGACCTGCAGATGGCCATTTTCCATTGTGCTGATGACTTCCTGAGACAGACCCTGGCAACCAAGCTGGCATTCTGCCAGCTGGCGCTGCCTCTGCTGGTGCCCAACCCGAGCACTTCACGCATTGAGTTCCTGCTCTATGCCCTCAGCCAAATCCAAAGGAGCTGGAAAGAGGTGGACAAGTCAGGAAATCAGGCCCAAACAAAGAGTTTCAGCAATAAACTCATCTTTCAGGCACAGACACCTATCGTGTCCTTCATCCGCATTGGCAGCTCGGCCTCCTCTTCCAAGTCCCAGCTCCTCAACGCTCTGCTCAGCAAACGCAAACACGACACTTTCTTCCACCGccactgcagaggcagcaccagAGAGCGTTTGCTGATGGAAGGGCTGGTGGAGATCGCCTGGTACTGCCCTGCTGGAAGCCCCAGTGACACCTTTGAGCGCTGTGTGGCTTTCTGTAACCTGCATGGAGACGCCAGGGATCATGGAGcacagctgcagttcctgcaggagATATCTGCTGTCAACGTGGCTCTTGTGTCCGATTGGGAGCACATGGACAACAGGGGCAAAAAGCTTCTGCAGGACCTGTGGCAGTCACAAAGGCCTTTGGTTTGTCTTCTCACGGAAAAAGAGAAGGTTGCAGCTGGACAAGCTGGCAAAACCATAACAATAGGGATCAAGAACAGAAATGAAGCAGAACTGACGGAGCAACTGACCAAGACAATTGGGAATCTCCTGGAAGGGTCTAATCCATGTTTCAGCCTGGAGGCCTGCGTGGAAAAAGCTCGCCAGCACGGATTCATAGTGGATGCAGATCAACCTGCGTGTGTGACAGCCAAAGCAAAGGCAAAGGAGCTGGTGGAGCTTctgaagaaagagaagctgTGTGAGATCAAATCCAAGCTGCTGCCGCTTCAAGGAAAACTGTGGTACCAGTGGTGCCAAAAGGACAAAGAACTCACTCGCTTGCAGGAGAAGAGGAACAAGAGCGTTGAGCATCATCGCAGCCAAATTGAAAATGACAAGAAAGCCATAAGAAAAAAGCAACTTGAGCAAGCTTTCCCTCTCAACGCACTGATGAAATCATTTCTTGGctttctccaggctcagccagcAGATACCAAGAAATACTTCCTGCACTGGATGAAGGTCTTTATGCACGAGCTGTCCTGTGGTCGCCTTGAAGAACTGAGGAGAGATTATCACAAGTTATGGTCTGAAACCCtgttaagaaagaaaagcaagaaaaaatccAGGGTGAATGATGAGTTGCTGAGTCGCTTGGATGCCCTCTCTGATGAAATCAACGATTCATCCATTGGCCTGGAGCACCTTCTGAGAGAGGCAGGGCAGATTTATGAAGCTCTGGAATTAATGAACTCCAGGAATGACAATTTTGCCAAACTTCCAGAAattgcagcagagctgatggtTTCAGGGTACCCCGTGGAGTTGATGGATGGGGACGCTTCTTACCTGCCCTTGCGCTGGGTGGGAGCAATCTTTGACAGCTTAATTGAGAGGCTGGGGGACAAACGAGTGTTTGTGCTCTCCGTGCTCGGCATCCAGAGCACAGGCAAGTCCACCCTGCTGAATGCCATGTTTGGGCTGCAGTTCAACGTCAGCGCAGGGAGATGCACCCGCGGGGCCTTCATGCAACTCATCCCAGTGGGCGAGGAGCTGCAGCAAGACTTGGGCTTTGATTTTGTGCTGGTGGTTGACACAGAGGGACTTCGTGCCATCGAGATGGCCAATAAACAGTCTCTGAACCATGACAACGAGCTGGCCACCTTTGTCATTGGTGTTGGCAACATGACTGTGATCAATATCTTTGGAGAAAATCCATCAGAAATGCAAGATGTTCTCCAGATCGCTGTGCAGGCTTTCCTGAGGATGAAGAAAGTCAATCTTTCCCCAAGCTGCCTCTTTGTCCACCAAAATGTGGGAGAAATAACTGCCAAGGAGCAGAACATGGAAGGACAAAGGCgtttgcaggaaaagctggatgAAATGACCGTGGTAGCTGCTCAGCAGGAATTCTGTGACATCTCCTCCTTCAGCGATGTCATTGGCTTTGATGTGAGCACCCACATTCACTACTTTGCTCACCTGTGGGAAGGAAACCCCCCAATGGCACCACCCAACCCCACCTACAGCCAGAATGTCCAGCAACTCAAGAGCAAAATCCTCCAGGCTGCCAAGAAGCAGTCACAGCGCAGCATCTTGAGGCTCTCGAGCCTGAAAGATCGTGTTGGTGACCTCTGGAATGCTTTGCTGAATGAAAACTTTGTGTTCAGCTTCAAGAATTCCCTGGAGATTGCTGTGTACAGGAGACTGGAAAGTGCCTTTAGTCAGTGGACCTGGAGGCTGAGGAGTCACATCTTAGATGTACAGATGAGACTGGACAACAAAATTCGGAATGGGGAGATGCAGAATGTCACCATAAAACACCTTGAAGGGCTGGTGCAAGAGACAAGTGATGCCATTGAGAAAGAAGTGGAAAAGTATTTCAGTGAAGACAAAGACCGTGAGACACTGGTCCAGTGGAGATCAAGCACAGAGATGAAGCTGAAAGAACTAAAAGAGACTCTTCttcatgaaacaaaaaagaaatatgagaATCTCATTGAGCTacagaaggagcagaggaaacTGGATGCAAGGAAGTTGGAATATGAAGACGAGCTCCTGAGAAGGAGTCGGGAGCTGGCTGTGAGTCTGAAAGGGAAGAGCCTCAGTGAGATAGAACTGAAGGACAACTTTACTCGTGTCTGGATGAAGTGGATTACTGAAGTCTCCCGTGCTGCTCGTCCTCCAGAACGGGTGAATATTGATGCAGAAATTGAAGATGTCCTTCTTGAGCACTTTAAGGAGCCG GATATCCATGAACGGATCAGGTCATTTCCCAAAGGCAGAGGGTTTTCTTTTGATCCAGAGAAACACATCatgaagaaaaagtatttacGCTTTATCTCAGATCCCAGGAGCCTTTCCAATGCTGATGTGATCAACTTTCAGCACATCACAGACAACATCATAGCGTGTGTGATGGCAAACATTGCtaagaaggaagaggagaaacgTGATTACAGTCGAAATTTTATTCATGAAATACTCAATGAAGTACAGAAAGGTGTGAACTCTGTCCCCAGCAATGCAAAATGTACTTTTAACAGAGAATACAGCATGGATTTGTCTCTGTATCTGTGCACAATGGCAGCAGAAAGGTTTAAAGCCATGCACGAGGCATTCCAAATGGCAAATGACCCAGTTGTGTACCTGAGCAGCAAGAGAGAAGATTTCTTCCAATGTTTCCAGATTTCCTGCCAAGGAGCCACTTCTGTCACaacttttgctgttttcctttgtgaCAAGATTGAACCAGCTCTTCGCCGGGCAGTCTATGAGAGGACAGCTAAAGACATTGCTGAGGACATGCAGAAATCCCCAGAtttccagggcagcagagccaatCTGGAAGTTTGCATCCTGAGATACCTGGCAGAACAGGAAAATTTTGAGTATTTCAAGCAGTACCTTACATCTCCAAAACAGTTTTTTCAGAGTTACATTGAGACACGAGTTAGGAGTCACTGTTTAAATGGGAGAAGGAGGCTGAGGATGTTTTTAGATTCCTCCCTTAATATTCTCTATAAAAACATCCTTTCAGCTGTTTCTTTATCAACCCAGATTGtcaaagacagaaaagacagagaagaCAAAATCTCTCTTTGGCTGGATGAATTTTGCAGGGAACTGTCAGAGGTGATCAACTTGCCCAGAAGTGACCTGAAGGGCATCGAGCACCAGGAGGTCACAGACATTGAGTTCCTGAGCAGTGCCATGGCACAACCTCTGGATGACCTGAAGGAAAGGCTCATGAAAGAATTTCCTGGTGCTGACCTGAGCTCGTTTCCAAGGCAGCCTCACACCATCCTGGCGGAGCATTTTGCagggtgctgggagcagtgtcCCTTTTGTGGGGCTGTCTGCACAAACACCATGTGGAATCACGATGGAGACCATCAGCTGGTCTTCCATCGCCCACAAGCTTTGCAGGGATGCACATGGTGGAAAATTTCCCTGGCATGGGATACA ATGCTGACCATTGATATTTGTTCCAGCCTTGTTGCAAGTGACTGCAAATTCAGATTTCGTGGTGGCCCATGGATCCCTTACAAAACATACCGTAATGCTGGACCTCCTGTTTCCACTTGGAACATTCTTCCTGATTCATCCATGCAGGCGTACTGGAAATGGTTTGTGTCTCATTTCAGGACACAGCTGGAAGCTCTGTACAATGGGAAATTTCAGGGCAAAGGAGAAATCCCTGAGGCATGGCGGAGAATTACCAAGCAGGAAGCACTATCCGAGCTGGACAAGTGTTAG